A stretch of DNA from Melospiza melodia melodia isolate bMelMel2 chromosome Z, bMelMel2.pri, whole genome shotgun sequence:
ATTTTCCAGGTGATTAATTTTTTGGTGGTGGTGTCATGggggtttattttttaaaagattgGTGGGAAAAAGAATAGACTTAGAAATAAGAGAAGGCATTACCAGGTAAAGGATTCAAGTTGTCTCTGGTAAATAAGGGAAATTTTGGCTTGTTTTGATGAGACCTCTGAGAATCTTGACCACAGAAAGTCTGACATGCAAACAGACTGAAGTGCATAGATAATTGAGAAGCCTGATAAGGGTCTGAGTAAAATGATCTATGGCAAAACACTGAATTAGTTAGGCTTGTCTatctaccagaaaaaaaaatggcaAAATGTTGAACATTTTGGGCAAATGTTGAACATTTCAGATATATCTGTTTATCCAAATATTATTGCTGAGGATATTATTCCAGATTTCaatgtttctttgttttgtgaGAGCACTCAGTCATGACTTTCCAGATCACATATGCTGGTTTCCAAAGATATTGAATACTTGGTTCTCCAAATCCAACAAatgacaaaagaaaataaatgtaacTGGCTATGCATAAATCTTAGGGAATATTCAGAAGAATATTCTTACTCTTTGGGTAAAGAATTGCTAGGCTACCAAAAGAAGCCCACCCCTTTCTCTTTCACCAGGACTTTCGATGAAGTTGGATGAACAGCTATAAGGGATGGCTGAGTTTACTTCAGCTGGCCTCTATGGAAGTGGTTTGACTAGGGATCTGCTGAAGTTTTCTCCAGCCCTACATTTCAACAGGAAGGAACGAAGAAGTTAGTTTAAAGGCTTCCATTACTTTTGAAAACTTCTTCACTTAACAGTGTTAGGCAAAGCCTGTTCCCTCCTGGACTTGTGTCTTTATTGATAATGGTCTTGCTGTACTCAGCTTTGTAACAGAAAAGATAAAGGTAAATAGATGAAGACAGAACTGTATGCAGCAAATGAAATGGTCTTTGTTCTGTAGAGGCAGGACAGCCACAGGACAAAGGCAAAGCatgaaaagacatgttttcccaAGTTTCCCTCTCCATCTCTCTCTTTTATCTTCCTCTGCTCTTGCAACAATAACGCCCAACATTTCTTAGCAGACTTTCCCCCCCTGCATCAGAGATTCTTTCCCATTAGTTTTTCTTATCCAGAATGTAAGCATGTTTGCATGAATTCTAGCTGAAGTGGCTATAATATGGAGGGGATGGGATTTCCTATGAAAACGACCTCTTCTTGTCTAGAATCTGTACATAACCCACCTTCATAAAGTAGCTGACCAAGAATTGAAGGTATAAGGAAGTATGTCTCAAACATTTGCAGAGTAATAACCTTAGATAACCAGCACAGCTCTAAAATCCCTAAGAATATATGCTATCACCATTTTCCTTTTATCTTGCATTGTACTTAAAAAGGTCCAAAAATGGATGTCAAATTGCTACAATTATTAATaccaataaaattgcatttacaGAGTGATTTGTTACAAGAACTCTTAGGTCTTACATAGAGTCTCAATCTTTCCAAGGCAGGAACAGGCTATGCAATTTTGAACTCTTATGTTAAAACTGTATGAAGAGTTAAAAGTACACACTTGTTTTGGCTCTACCATGATCAAAGTCATCTCTCTCCCTGTCATTAGCAAAATTAGAATGAACTTAGAAACTTCTATGGTTCTTAATTTTTTTGAGATGTTTTGCTTCTACTGCTCATACTTTGACATACTCAAACAAATAATAATATCCTATATTTACTTTTTTACCAGAGTAGACAAAACATCATCTCTAGTAGGTACTTTCCTTTATATGTTGACAATAGTCCTGATGATAGTGGGTAAATCCATTGAAGTTTACATTTGCCACTAAATATTTGTGGATCACTATTCACAACTCTATAAATCTTACACCTTGCTGTTTGAGAAAAGGCCCATATCAAAATGTCTCTTTCTACAACAGTCAGTTGAGTATTTTGAGTGGCAACTTTGTTTCAAAGTTGGTTTTTCTTCTttggttgggtttgtttgtttgttgtgagTTTTGCTTTTGGGGTGTGTTAGGTGGGGTGTGTATGTATGCATGCATGTGCATTTTTGTGGGGTTATTTTAATGCAGTAAGTTATTTTCCTGAATTGAATGTTTCTTTTCTACTGGATAATACTGGATGCCAACTTGCAACCTTTATCTAGAATACCAGAGATGTGAGGCTGCTTGTAAAAAGTTGACAGGAATGAATAAGCACAGAAAAGTTTGTAAATACACCACTGTAAAAGAATAAAAAGTAAAATACATTTAATGTGGAAGTTAAATATGCACCACAGCTATTTTTTCTTGAAAGAATAGCATGAGGTCAACCTTTGGAATTTCATAGTTGcaaagaacaaaaagaagaaaatttgccATCAGTTCACCATTTACCATTTATATAGATAAGTGAAAGGAACTGAAAGTAAAGCTGAATGCACACTCTCTCCTAAAGAAAACCTGAATGCAGAAGTTCTCTGCCTCTGCTTTTGCATTAAAATGGTAATGCAAAATTATTAGTATGTACAAGTTAAACAGTTACTTACACATGTGCTTATGTTATATTCCCTTGGGTGGTCCTGCTTGATCCTGTGAAACTATTCATGCTAACAGAGTTAAGCATGTGTACTCACAGGAAGAGAGTCTGAGGTCTGAAAAATAAATCCTATTATGTAATATCTGATAAAGTTGTTTTTACACCAGTATCAAGCTTAGGGAAAAGGAACGCACATTACTGGCCAGATCTGAGTTCACTGTCCTGTCACAACTGACTACAGCTAGATGCTTCAGAGAAATTTATACCACAACGGGAGATATGGGATTATTTTTGCTCACAGTAGCCTTGTATCTCATCAAATTCTTGACTCCAAATCCTTTCCAAGTCAGCAAATTCCATAATCACAGTGAGttgttttttcatttaaaaaaatggcTAATAGAAACCAGAAACTTTCTTGTGACCACCTTCTCATCTGTAAGAAGATGCCTTCACACTTTTCTGTTACTAGATCAAGTGTGTAATCACTCCAAACTTATCTGTCGCAATTGCCTTGACACACTTAGCATGGCACATTAGTGTGCCCATCTTCTCAACCTATTTTTATTTAATCATTTCTCAtgcaagcatttttttttctactcTTCATTCTTTCCCTTGTTCTAAATTTGCAACATTCATTCTTAAATAGAGCTTTTAGCGTTGTATGCTGTTTCAAAAATAAGCTCCAGAactcagaatcatagaattatagagtTTTAAGTGGTTGGAATGGATATTAAAAATCATCTAGTCCCAACCCaccttgccatggacagggacaattCCCACTAGACATCTTCCCGCTTTCTCAAGGCCTTGTCCAATGAGTACCAGCATTGGGAAACCACAACCTCGCTGGGCAACCAGAGGTTAGGCACTATTCTAGTGTGTAACCACTCTcaaagaaaaatttcttcctgttaTGTAActtaaatttcccctctttcaatttGTACCCATTACTTATTGTCCTGTCACTTCAGTTCCTGATGAAGAATCCCTCTCCGGCTCCCCTCTTCCCTGTCAGATACTGGAAGGTTGCTATGAGGTCTCACATAACCTTCTCTTCTTCTCCAATATTCCTCCCTTCTTGTATAGTGATacaatttttcattatttctggCTTGCTAAATTCGTTTGGGCTGCAAATTCAGCTGTGTAGTGATGGTTCAGGTCCATTTTCTTTGCAATATCATGTGTTTTAGCAAGGCATCTTATTTCCCCATGCGAACATCCAGCTTCGTTTGAAAAGCGCTTATCTGCGTCAGATCTGGAAGGAAGCCGGTCAAGGTTCAGTACTGGCTGAAGTGCAACTTGCAAATTTAACCAAACCCTTTTAAACCGGAATTCAGTTTAAGAGCAGCGTGCAAGCAACAGGTCAGGTTTCCCTTTCCATGGGTGGGGGCCGCCTCGCCCCTCCTCAGGCAGGCGGCGGCGGCTGGGGGCGGCACCGCGGTCCCGGGGCTCCTTGGCGCTCGCTGAAGCACGGGACTGCACCTCTCGCCTCTTCTGCTATCTGTGCCCCTGAGTTTCTACAACCGCTTAGCTTTGGCCGCTcggttttggtttggctttttcctCTCGTGTTTTGAAACGCGCGGCACGCTGTGAAGAGACTTCAGGAGTTTGGACCGCCGCTGTGAAGCGCTGGAGGGGAATGACGAACGCGGGGGCGCCCCCCTCCCGGCGAGGCAGTAGCCGAGTTCCAGCGCTCACAGCAGCGCGACTGCTCCCGTTCCCCCTCCCTCCTCACACTGCCCCGGCACTTTTCCTTCCGCAGGACGAGGGAGCCTCGGGACGCGCCGCCAGGTTACCCGCGCGCGGCGCCCCGCGCATGCGCCGTGCTTGCGGTAatcgggcggggcggggcgcgccCCGGCGGCGCCTCGGGAGGGAGAGGGCTCTGTGCGCGTGCGCCGGGGGCGCTGCGCGTGCGCGTTGGGGTCGGCGACGGGCGCGCGGAGGAGCGCGGGTAGAGGGGGCTCCGGGAAGGCCGCCCGTGTGTCCGTCAGTCCGTCCGGGAGTGCGCGGTCCCGCCGGCTCCGGCCCTCGGCCTTCCCTGCCGCGGCACGCCTGACGCCCGCTGCCGCCGCGGCACAGGGCGAGGGACGCGAGGAGCCGCCAGGATGAAGCTGGTGAGGAAGGACCTGGAGAAGGATAATGCGGGGCAGGTGACGCTGATCCCCGAGGAGCCTGAGGACATGTGGCACACCTACAACCTGCTGCAGGTGGGTGACAGCCTGCGCGCCTCCACCATCCGCAAGGTTCAGACCGAGTCGTCCacgggcagcgtgggcagcaacCGCATCCGCACCACGCTGACCCTCTGCGTGGAGACCATCGACTTCGACTCACAGGCCTGCCAGCTGCGGGTCAAGGGCACGAACATCCAGGAGAACGAGTATGTGAAGATGGGCGCCTACCACACTATCGAGCTGGAGCCCAACCGCCAGTTCACGCTGGCCAAGAAGCAGTGGGACAGCGTGGTGCTGGAGCGCATCGAGCAGGCCTGCGACCCGGCCTGGAGCGCCGATGTGGCGGCTGTGGTCATGCAGGAGGGCTTGGCCCACGTCTGCCTGGTCACCCCGAGCATGACGCTAACTCGTGCCAAGGTGGAGGTGAACATCCCCCGCAAGCGGAAAGGGAACTGCAGTCAGCACGACCGGGCCCTAGAGAGGTTTTACGAGCAGGTGGTGCAAGCCATCCAGAGGCATATCAACTTTGAGGTGGTGAAGTGTGTACTGGTGGCGAGCCCAGGCTTCGTGCGGGAGCAGTTTTGTGACTACATGTTCCAGCAGGCAGTCAAGACTGACAACAAGCTTCTGCTGGAGAACAGGTCCAAGTTCCTACAGGTAAGGATCTGTGCAGTTTCCAGAGTGGGTAAAAAGAGGCTTGAGAGTTGTGTGTGATAATAAAAGGTAGTTACATGGGAAAtaagttattaaaaaataaatttctgaCTGAGCATCATGAGGAAATTGTTCTCATGCCTTCCAAAGCGTAAAGGAGTTACACATAATACAGGGATGCTTCCCACCTAGCATACCTTAACGTGGAGTAGAAAAATTTCAAACTCCCTATAAAGGCATGTTTACTCTTCCATTAAGTGTGAAGTGCAAGTTGGAAAATACTTTGCACTGTTCCTTTGTCACCCTGTATAGCATGCATGTTTAATAACAACTTTCTAAAGATGTTTTTTTAAAAGTACCTGGACGCGGTATAGGTTAGTTAATTTTATGTTACCAAAATTAACTAGAATTTTGTTGTTAGTTTTGTACTACATAGTTACAGGCTGttgttttttgcttgtttcttaGTCATGTCTGGTTGAGTGGGTGGGGCTTTAGTCTTATACTGAAATAGTCATATTCAAAGCCTAAAAGTGGTTTTCATAAGGATGCTTATATTATTTTTCAGTTGGAGTAGACCTGGGGTGATCTGGGAGCAGGGATAGTGAAGTGAGTCCCGGTGCTTAATGGTCCTAGTACTTGGGAGACCCAGTGCACCAAGAACCCTCCTTTTCCATGTGTAGCAAAGTGATAACAGAAAGAAGTTTTGATGTAATTCACGGCTTTGCAGCCATAATAATTGCACAGATTTGGTGCTTTTACACCATATGCCTGCAGTGTTGAGGGTCTTTCCTTATCTTGAATGCTGTATAAAAGAGGCTTAGGCTTAGATTTCAGTTTCTTGGTAGTTTCAAGTAGCCTTATTTTAGGAGCTCATGTATTTAATCCAGCCTTTGAATAAGAGAGGCTGTTTTCTTGTGCTGCTTGAAAGGCAGTTTAAGGGATTTGGTATAGGCTTTGGGTTGCAGGAGAGATTCAGAAAAAAATCATGTATTTTTCAAGAAGGAGATAAGTTCCCCAAATAATCATCAAGATTAATACTGCATATCATAGAGAATATTTGTGATTGGTTAATCAAGAAGATGGTCCTTTTTCTTCAAAAACACCAAATCTTTGACTTTGTTTGCACTCCAGGTCCACTCTTCCTCGGGACATAAGTACGCACTGAAGGAAGCCCTCTGCGACCCAGCTGTAGCTAGCCGTCTTTCTGACACTAAGGCAGCTGGTGAGGTCAAAGCCTTAGATGACTTCTATAAAATGCTGCAGCATGAGCCTGACCGAGCTTTTTATGGTCTGAAGCATGTGGAGAAGGCCAACGAAGCCATGGCCATTGACACCCTGCTGATCAGTGATGAGCTTTTTCGGCACCAGGACGTGGCTACCCGTGCCCGATATGTTAAGTTGGTAGATAGCGTGCGGGAGAACATGGGCACAGTTCGCATTTTCTCCAGCCTCCATGTGTCTGGAGAGCAGCTGGGCCAGCTGACGGGGGTGGCAGCTATCCTGCGCTTTCCTGTGGCTGAGCTCTCTGACCAGGAAGATGAATCTAGCTCTGAAGACGATTGATAACAGTGACTTCATTTCAGTTTCTTTTCTGCGTCACGCTAAAATGACATTTAAGGTCCTCCTGACCTGAATACAGCGTGCAGATGTACAATGACATGTAATTAAAAAGTTTTAATAGTGAACATATACACGCATATATGTAGCTTTACTCAGCACACTACTGATGCACCCTACCATACATATCCGATGTATGGTAATAATTATTGGTATGTTGTGCTGAGCTGACTGTTTTTGCAGTTCCTGACCACCAGCAGTACAAGAAACTAATTTGGCTCCCCAGTGCTGCTTAGTCCGCATGTTAAGGCAGACTGCCAACTTAGTGAAATATGTAGGAAAAAATAGTAAACTAACAGAGGAAAATTCACGTTAGACTATTTCTGTTCAAATGCTTGGAAAGAGTATTATGAAACAAAGGTAAACTTCTTGGAAAAACTGTCAAAACTGTGCTTGATCTTCACAGGAGCTCCCTGTTCTTCCTAAGGTGTGTCATAGGAATTGGGTCAATATCAGCTCTTTGGGCTTTGTGGGGTGATGTAAGTCTAACTACTTCAATTTTTCTGTGAAACGCTTGAAGCAGTCTTTCAGCAATGAGACCCTTTAAGTTAACCATTTCTTTGCTAACACAATAGTAGATGCAGGACAAATGGTGACTCTCAGTGTAACCATTTAGTTATCTTTTAGAATGCTATTATCTTGGGAAATTGAAGACTAATAAGATGTCATTGGCTGTATTCTGCTAAATTGGCATTATTTAGCACCCAGTTCTGAGAAAGCATAAGAAAAAACTTAGAAAATCAGGACTTCAGTTTCCACAAGGAATCTTTTGATAGCAAATAGTTTAGGGGACTTCATAATCTGGTATTCTA
This window harbors:
- the PELO gene encoding protein pelota homolog, with the translated sequence MKLVRKDLEKDNAGQVTLIPEEPEDMWHTYNLLQVGDSLRASTIRKVQTESSTGSVGSNRIRTTLTLCVETIDFDSQACQLRVKGTNIQENEYVKMGAYHTIELEPNRQFTLAKKQWDSVVLERIEQACDPAWSADVAAVVMQEGLAHVCLVTPSMTLTRAKVEVNIPRKRKGNCSQHDRALERFYEQVVQAIQRHINFEVVKCVLVASPGFVREQFCDYMFQQAVKTDNKLLLENRSKFLQVHSSSGHKYALKEALCDPAVASRLSDTKAAGEVKALDDFYKMLQHEPDRAFYGLKHVEKANEAMAIDTLLISDELFRHQDVATRARYVKLVDSVRENMGTVRIFSSLHVSGEQLGQLTGVAAILRFPVAELSDQEDESSSEDD